Proteins from one Myxococcales bacterium genomic window:
- the nosD gene encoding nitrous oxide reductase family maturation protein NosD: MTPRTWRRLAWGAALSVAFAATAFAARNLRPTFRTPPEVPAPGGPSALSPPAGAPIAKDATALTRLLADPTGPQEIWLGPGTFSGNFAIHRRVSLRGTGQSVLDGQGSGTVLTIKADGVSVENLTLAHSGRSNTREDAGVKASGKRIRLEQLRTEDTLFGLELSECTHCLVRGVHVAGTSGDLLRGDGIRLWEAHDSVVRDSLVENARDVVIWYSRRVTLENVIVKKSRYGAHFMYAHDSFSKNCRLLENEVGIFVMYSNRVHAQGNVLAGARGAAGMGFGFKESETVHLENNWIVANTTGIYLDNTPRSPHEEVVFERNLLALNDVALRTHGSNRSIRFADNELSGNGAVGEVDGGGDMLGLSFVGNYWSDYAGYDLNRDGVGDVAYEVKRLSGELTDSHPSLRFFRGTAAMGLVDTIAEAVPTFAQRKLLVDARPAFERRPP, translated from the coding sequence GTGACGCCGCGCACGTGGCGGCGATTGGCCTGGGGAGCCGCGCTCTCCGTGGCCTTCGCCGCGACGGCGTTCGCCGCACGCAATCTGCGGCCCACCTTCCGCACCCCCCCGGAGGTCCCGGCGCCCGGCGGACCGAGCGCCCTCTCGCCGCCCGCGGGAGCCCCCATCGCCAAGGACGCGACCGCACTCACGCGCCTCTTGGCGGACCCAACCGGGCCGCAGGAGATCTGGCTCGGACCGGGGACGTTCAGCGGCAACTTCGCGATCCATCGGCGCGTCTCCCTGCGCGGAACCGGCCAGAGTGTGCTGGACGGCCAGGGCTCGGGCACGGTCCTCACGATCAAGGCCGACGGGGTCAGCGTCGAGAACCTGACCCTGGCGCACTCGGGCAGGAGCAACACGCGCGAAGACGCAGGCGTCAAGGCGAGTGGAAAGAGGATCCGACTGGAGCAGCTTCGCACCGAGGACACACTGTTTGGTCTCGAGCTCAGCGAGTGCACCCATTGCCTGGTCCGCGGTGTGCACGTCGCGGGAACCTCCGGCGACCTGCTGCGCGGTGACGGCATCCGACTGTGGGAGGCTCACGACTCGGTCGTGCGGGACTCTCTGGTCGAGAACGCGAGGGACGTCGTGATCTGGTACTCGCGCCGGGTGACGCTCGAGAACGTGATCGTGAAGAAGAGCCGCTACGGCGCGCATTTCATGTACGCCCACGACTCGTTCTCGAAGAACTGCCGCTTGCTCGAGAACGAGGTCGGGATCTTCGTGATGTACTCGAACCGCGTGCATGCCCAAGGCAACGTCCTGGCCGGAGCACGCGGCGCTGCCGGCATGGGTTTCGGCTTCAAAGAGAGCGAGACGGTTCACCTGGAGAACAACTGGATCGTCGCCAACACCACCGGCATCTATCTCGACAACACCCCGCGCTCCCCGCACGAAGAGGTGGTGTTCGAGCGCAACCTGCTGGCTCTCAACGACGTGGCCCTCCGGACCCACGGCTCGAACCGCAGCATCCGCTTCGCCGACAACGAGCTGTCTGGAAACGGCGCGGTGGGTGAGGTCGATGGCGGCGGCGACATGCTAGGTCTGTCGTTCGTGGGCAACTACTGGTCGGATTACGCCGGTTACGACCTGAATCGGGACGGGGTCGGCGACGTGGCCTACGAGGTCAAGCGGCTCTCTGGTGAGCTGACCGACTCCCACCCTAGTCTGCGCTTCTTTCGCGGCACTGCGGCCATGGGTCTGGTAGACACCATTGCCGAAGCCGTCCCGACGTTCGCTCAGCGCAAGCTGCTCGTCGATGCCCGGCCCGCCTTCGAGCGGAGGCCACCATGA
- a CDS encoding cytochrome C has translation MTAAAESKRENVKETADGHHHLKVVAPVPGVRRRWAARWSVIVLALAAVGLQVSSLSQPWWWIKLYAPQYPKGLQIIVSLTGVSGDAKEVDILNHYIGMASLTQAAPTERQLAGYGIAVLAVAVVALTLIAGKKLGRLLAAVGFVFPFAFIADSYYWMYRFGHSLNPEAPIRLPSFTPQLFGNGKIGQFMTFAQPTTGFWMAVAAFVLLAGAAVLRARVCNSCAKAGNCGAVCRDAFVGPQAGASP, from the coding sequence ATGACAGCCGCTGCCGAATCGAAGCGAGAGAACGTCAAAGAAACCGCGGACGGGCATCACCACCTGAAGGTCGTGGCGCCCGTGCCCGGCGTGCGGCGGCGGTGGGCGGCGAGGTGGAGCGTGATTGTGCTCGCCCTCGCCGCCGTGGGCCTGCAGGTGAGCTCACTCTCTCAGCCCTGGTGGTGGATCAAGCTGTATGCGCCGCAGTACCCAAAGGGTCTGCAGATCATCGTCTCCCTCACCGGCGTCTCCGGCGACGCCAAGGAGGTGGACATCCTGAACCACTACATCGGCATGGCCAGCCTGACCCAGGCCGCTCCCACCGAGCGGCAGCTGGCCGGCTACGGGATTGCCGTGCTAGCGGTGGCAGTGGTCGCGTTGACCTTGATCGCCGGCAAGAAGCTGGGACGGCTGCTCGCCGCGGTGGGTTTCGTGTTTCCCTTCGCCTTCATCGCCGACAGCTACTACTGGATGTACCGTTTTGGGCACTCGCTGAACCCCGAGGCGCCCATCCGCCTGCCCTCGTTCACCCCGCAGCTCTTCGGCAACGGCAAGATCGGCCAGTTCATGACCTTCGCTCAGCCCACGACGGGATTCTGGATGGCCGTGGCCGCGTTCGTGCTGCTGGCTGGCGCCGCGGTCTTGCGCGCTCGGGTCTGCAACAGCTGCGCAAAGGCCGGGAACTGCGGCGCAGTGTGTCGGGATGCATTCGTGGGACCGCAGGCCGGGGCTAGTCCGTGA